From the genome of bacterium:
AAAAGCAAAAGTCAAAGAGAATCTCGAATTTTATAGTACACTACGCACCATCAAGTCGATACAGGAATGCGACGTTGCCGTACTATTGATCGATTCTATTGAAGGTTTAGCCATGCAGGATATCCATGTGCTCGAAGAAGCGCGGCAATTAAAGAAGGGACTTGTGATCGCGATCAATAAATGGGACCTCGTGGACAAGTCAAGCACGACATACCTTGATTTTGAAAAATATCTCACCCGCTCGCTTGGATCGACCGGTTACGTGCCTTACATTTTTATTTCGGCTACCGGTAAACAGCGTGTCGTCAAGGTTTTGGAGTTGGCCCACAAGGTGTTTGAAGAGCGAAACCGGACCATTTCCACGTCGGCTTTGAATGCTTTCCTGGAAAAAGCAATTGAGAAGAATCATCCGCCTGCTGTGCAGGGAAAAGATCTCAGAATCAATTATGTCACTCAGGTTAAATCCCGACCGCCTGTATTCGCTTTCTTTTCAAATGCGCCGGAACTCATACCGGCTAATTATCGGCAGTATCTGGAAAAACAAATGCGGGAACAATTCGGATTTGAAGGCGTTCCCCTCTCACTCACTTTTCGCAAAAAAAGTAAGGATCGACATTAATGAGATTTTTGATTGCAATCGTAGTTCTATTTCTGCTATTGGCCAACCCGGTTTTTGCGCAGAAAGATGAAGCCCGAAACTCGTTACACATGATTAACGAAGCGCTCGAAACCGGATCAATTAGTGCAGACGAGGCGATGGATCTGAAAATAAAAATATTGAGGGGTGAGGCGCTTCCGGAGACCTTTCGTTCCGTTATTCCTATTAAATGCGCTTTCGGTATATCAGCTGAAGTGCAGGGTTACTTAAAGACCCGCCCGGAAAAGAGAATCCGCTTAGAAAAACAAGCGATGCAAGCAGTTTATGAGCACGATTTCACAAACAAAAATGCTCAGACGAAAACTTTTCGTATAAATTATGACGTTACAGGTCCTGACGCTGTTCCCCCGGAAAATCTTAATGCGAATAGCCTGCCGGATTGGATCGAGGAAACGGCCATCGCGCTGGAACATTCCTATCGACTGGAAGTTGACACCATGGGTTACCGAGAACCTCTTTCTTTTTCGTCCTTCGGATATTACGAAGTATTTATTCTGGATTTAAACGACACCTATGGATACACGGAAACCGTTACTCAAATTTCTACAACTCCCGACACGTACACTTCAGCTATTTATCTGGAAAATGATTACGTCGAAGGATTTGCCACGCACGGCTATGATGCTTTACGAGTAACGGTCGGCCATGAATTTTTTCATGCTATTCAATTCAGTTATAATTTCCGATTCTCCGACGCCTGGTATTACGAACTTTCATCGACATGGATGGAAGACGTGACCTATGACTATGTAAATGATTATTATGCTTACCTTCCCGGATATTTCAACAGTCCCCA
Proteins encoded in this window:
- a CDS encoding ribosome biogenesis GTPase Der; the encoded protein is KAKVKENLEFYSTLRTIKSIQECDVAVLLIDSIEGLAMQDIHVLEEARQLKKGLVIAINKWDLVDKSSTTYLDFEKYLTRSLGSTGYVPYIFISATGKQRVVKVLELAHKVFEERNRTISTSALNAFLEKAIEKNHPPAVQGKDLRINYVTQVKSRPPVFAFFSNAPELIPANYRQYLEKQMREQFGFEGVPLSLTFRKKSKDRH